In one window of Lynx canadensis isolate LIC74 chromosome A3, mLynCan4.pri.v2, whole genome shotgun sequence DNA:
- the MRPL53 gene encoding 39S ribosomal protein L53, mitochondrial, giving the protein MAASLARLGLRSVKQVRVQFCPFEKNVESTRTFLQAVSSEKVRSTNLNCSVIVDVRHDGSEPCVDVLFGDGHRLIMRGTHLTAQEMLTAFASHIQTRAAAGSGDKPGAGTGR; this is encoded by the exons ATGGCGGCGTCCTTGGCTCGGCTCGGGCTCCGGTCTGTGAAGCAGGTTCGGGTTCAATTCTGCCCCTTCGAGAAGAATGTGGAGTCGACGAG GACCTTCCTCCAGGCGGTCAGCAGCGAGAAGGTCCGTTCCACCAATCTCAACTGCTCTGTGATTGTGGACGTGAGGCACGACGGCTCCGAGCCCTGCGTGGACGTGCTGTtcg GAGACGGGCATCGCCTGATTATGCGCGGTACCCACCTCACCGCCCAGGAAATGCTCACAGCCTTCGCCTCCCACATCCAGACTAGGGCTGCGGCGGGGAGCGGGGACAAGCCAGGCGCTGGTACCgggcgctga
- the CCDC142 gene encoding coiled-coil domain-containing protein 142 isoform X2: protein MAQGSRSGGFLPPLATVPPFWSQPEGAVEEQWETRQAGALGGDFRGWPRLPVAGSNPCLNPRPGGARGAQPWWAAPAPADAGEHREAGAADWWQEPAAGRPIPPALQRLRAVLLRLHREREQLLQARDCACHLQTAVRLLRILSPSATALGPGPLPQLCRDLLLLPSRGAVLRSGLRETPEPLLLARPVGLAAQRLDAAIEMQLRALGREPASPGLSSQLADVLLALPAYHQLMGKALSQIPGAARPFPPLRVLHLLTGERGCQVAGQLDEALRGSGLRDHLRSRCQEERELLPGLLGLLGGVSDSASSGLGLGGAGALWSQYWTLLWAACAQSLDLSLGPWRDHRAAAQQLSQALGQASLPQECEKELASLCRNLFHQSLIWNWDQGFCQALGSAGEDQSSRPSSSHTTELLQQLFPPLLDALQQPRSGLLLCQPPDPAPLALGLCTLQTTLLWFLGRTQQHLAAWAPDSFLLLIQKDLPVSSWGVGRRGAWAGLKSHFPFLPKPLLHEAAALSRLASEESLSLEVEQQLGLEIQKLTAQIQLLPEESLSLFFQECHKQATQGFELYMPRGRYWRHRLSPELPSIPSEYAGLVVRTVLEPVLQGLQGLPPQAQAPALGQALTAILGAWLDHILRHGIRFSLQGALQLRQDFGVVRELLEEEHWGLSPELRQSLLTLNIFQRLDGALLCLFQQPLPKPEVHRRPPCCCICNEVQTMELPSSSLNSLENLEPPLRPGAPPAQTAQLLSTLWGGGPSPEAYLVGNQQAWLALRQHQRPRWHLPFLSCLGTSPES from the exons ATGGCCCAGGGGTCTCGCTCCGGTGGCTTTCTGCCTCCGCTCGCCACCGTGCCGCCGTTTTGGTCACAACCAGAAGGCGCTGTGGAAGAGCAGTGGGAGACAAGGCAGGCGGGCGCTCTCGGCGGGGACTTTCGTGGCTGGCCGCGGCTGCCGGTTGCCGGGAGCAATCCCTGCCTGAACCCACGGCCCGGCGGAGCTCGGGGAGCGCAGCCGTGGTGGGCTGCGCCGGCGCCAGCAGACGCAGGAGAGCACCGCGAGGCGGGCGCTGCAGACTGGTGGCAGGAGCCGGCAGCCGGCCGCCCCATTCCTCCCGCGCTGCAGCGTCTCCGGGCCGTGTTGCTGCGGCTGCATCGTGAGCGGGAGCAGCTCCTTCAAGCCCGGGACTGCGCCTGCCACCTACAGACGGCCGTGCGCCTCCTGAGGATCCTGAGTCCCAGCGCGACGGCCCTTGGCCCCGGCCCCTTGCCTCAGCTGTGCCGCgacctgctgctgctgccttcCCGTGGGGCTGTCCTGCGAAGCGGCCTACGGGAGACTCCGGAGCCGCTACTCCTGGCGCGTCCCGTTGGACTGGCCGCTCAGCGCCTGGATGCTGCCATCGAGATGCAGCTTCGGGCTCTGGGTCGGGAGCCTGCCAGCCCGGGCTTGTCGTCCCAACTTGCTGACGTGCTCTTGGCACTTCCCGCCTACCACCAGCTGATGGGAAAAGCCTTGAGCCAAATTCCGGGGGCAGCGCGCCCTTTCCCACCCCTACGTGTGCTCCACCTCCTGACGGGGGAGCGGGGTTGCCAGGTGGCTGGTCAGCTAGATGAGGCGCTCAGGGGGTCGGGCTTGCGGGACCACCTCCGAAGTCGGTGCCAGGAGGAGCGGGAGCTGCTGCCCgggctgctggggctgctggggggtGTGAGTGATTCAGCCAGCAGTGGACTGGGGCTTGGAGGGGCTGGAGCCCTGTGGAGCCAGTACTGGACCCTGCTGTGGGCAGCTtgtgctcagagtctggacctaAGTCTAGGACCCTGGAGGGACCACAGGGCAGCCGCACAACAACTGAGTCAGGCACTGGGTCAGG CATCCCTGCCTCAGGAGTGTGAGAAGGAGCTGGCTTCTTTGTGTCGCAACCTATTTCATCAGTCCCTTATCTGGAATTGGGACCAAG GCTTCTGCCAGGCCTTGGGATCTGCTGGTGAAGATCAGAGCAGCCGTCCCTCATCCTCTCATACCACTGAACTTTTGCAACagcttttccctcctctcttggATGCCCTTCAACAACCCAGGTCAGGGCTGCTCCTCTGTCAGCCTCCAG ATCCTGCACCCCTTGCTTTAGGGCTCTGTACCCTGCAGACCACCTTGCTCTGGTTTTTGGGTAGAACTCAGCAGCATCTGGCAGCATGGGCCCCagattctttcctgcttctgaTCCAGAAGGACTTACCTGTGAGTAGCTGGGGAGTGGGCAGGAGAGGAGCCTGGGCTGGGCTGAAATCTCACTTCCCATTTCTGCCAAAGCCTCTATTGCATGAGGCGGCAGCTCTGTCTAGACTGGCCTCAGAAGAAAGTTTGTCCCTGGAGGTGGAGCAGCAGCTGGGCCTGGAGATCCAGAAGCTAACTGCACAGATCCAG CTCCTGCCTGAAGAGTCACTAAGTCTCTTTTTTCAAGAATGTCATAAACAAGCCACACAGGGCTTCGAACTCTACATGCCACGGGGCCGATACTGGCGGCATCGTCTGTCTCCTG AACTGCCCAGCATTCCCAGTGAGTATGCTGGGTTGGTGGTTCGCACTGTACTGGAGCCTGTGCTGCAAGGATTGCAGGGATTGCCGCCCCaagcccaggcccctgcccttGGCCAAGCACTGACAGCCATCCTGGGTGCCTGGCTTGACCACATCCTCAGACACGGGATCCGGTTCag CCTGCAGGGGGCGCTGCAGCTCAGACAAGACTTTGGAGTGGTCCGGGAGTTGCTGGAGGAGGAGCATTGGGGCCTGTCTCCAGAACTTCGACAGTCTCTGCTCACACTCAACATCTTCCAGAGGCTGGATGGGGCCCTGCTGTGTCTATTCCAGCAGCCCCTGCCCAAGCCTGAAGTCCACAGGAGGCCTCCCTGTTGCT GTATATGCAATGAGGTCCAGACCATGGAATTGCCCAGCAGCAGCCTCAACAGCTTGGAGAACTTGGAGCCCCCTCTTCGGCCTGGAGCACCCCCAGCCCAGACAGCTCAGCTGCTAAGCACACTATGGGGAGGGGGGCCTAGCCCAGAGGCTTACCTGGTGGGAAATCAGCAGGCCTGGCTTGCCCTGAGGCAGCACCAGCGCCCCCGTTGGCACTTGCCTTTTCTTTCATGCCTGGGGACCAGTCCCGAATCCTAA
- the CCDC142 gene encoding coiled-coil domain-containing protein 142 isoform X4, with translation MAQGSRSGGFLPPLATVPPFWSQPEGAVEEQWETRQAGALGGDFRGWPRLPVAGSNPCLNPRPGGARGAQPWWAAPAPADAGEHREAGAADWWQEPAAGRPIPPALQRLRAVLLRLHREREQLLQARDCACHLQTAVRLLRILSPSATALGPGPLPQLCRDLLLLPSRGAVLRSGLRETPEPLLLARPVGLAAQRLDAAIEMQLRALGREPASPGLSSQLADVLLALPAYHQLMGKALSQIPGAARPFPPLRVLHLLTGERGCQVAGQLDEALRGSGLRDHLRSRCQEERELLPGLLGLLGGVSDSASSGLGLGGAGALWSQYWTLLWAACAQSLDLSLGPWRDHRAAAQQLSQALGQASLPQECEKELASLCRNLFHQSLIWNWDQGFCQALGSAGEDQSSRPSSSHTTELLQQLFPPLLDALQQPRSGLLLCQPPDPAPLALGLCTLQTTLLWFLGRTQQHLAAWAPDSFLLLIQKDLPPLLHEAAALSRLASEESLSLEVEQQLGLEIQKLTAQIQLLPEESLSLFFQECHKQATQGFELYMPRGRYWRHRLSPELPSIPSEYAGLVVRTVLEPVLQGLQGLPPQAQAPALGQALTAILGAWLDHILRHGIRFSLQGALQLRQDFGVVRELLEEEHWGLSPELRQSLLTLNIFQRLDGALLCLFQQPLPKPEVHRRPPCCCICNEVQTMELPSSSLNSLENLEPPLRPGAPPAQTAQLLSTLWGGGPSPEAYLVGNQQAWLALRQHQRPRWHLPFLSCLGTSPES, from the exons ATGGCCCAGGGGTCTCGCTCCGGTGGCTTTCTGCCTCCGCTCGCCACCGTGCCGCCGTTTTGGTCACAACCAGAAGGCGCTGTGGAAGAGCAGTGGGAGACAAGGCAGGCGGGCGCTCTCGGCGGGGACTTTCGTGGCTGGCCGCGGCTGCCGGTTGCCGGGAGCAATCCCTGCCTGAACCCACGGCCCGGCGGAGCTCGGGGAGCGCAGCCGTGGTGGGCTGCGCCGGCGCCAGCAGACGCAGGAGAGCACCGCGAGGCGGGCGCTGCAGACTGGTGGCAGGAGCCGGCAGCCGGCCGCCCCATTCCTCCCGCGCTGCAGCGTCTCCGGGCCGTGTTGCTGCGGCTGCATCGTGAGCGGGAGCAGCTCCTTCAAGCCCGGGACTGCGCCTGCCACCTACAGACGGCCGTGCGCCTCCTGAGGATCCTGAGTCCCAGCGCGACGGCCCTTGGCCCCGGCCCCTTGCCTCAGCTGTGCCGCgacctgctgctgctgccttcCCGTGGGGCTGTCCTGCGAAGCGGCCTACGGGAGACTCCGGAGCCGCTACTCCTGGCGCGTCCCGTTGGACTGGCCGCTCAGCGCCTGGATGCTGCCATCGAGATGCAGCTTCGGGCTCTGGGTCGGGAGCCTGCCAGCCCGGGCTTGTCGTCCCAACTTGCTGACGTGCTCTTGGCACTTCCCGCCTACCACCAGCTGATGGGAAAAGCCTTGAGCCAAATTCCGGGGGCAGCGCGCCCTTTCCCACCCCTACGTGTGCTCCACCTCCTGACGGGGGAGCGGGGTTGCCAGGTGGCTGGTCAGCTAGATGAGGCGCTCAGGGGGTCGGGCTTGCGGGACCACCTCCGAAGTCGGTGCCAGGAGGAGCGGGAGCTGCTGCCCgggctgctggggctgctggggggtGTGAGTGATTCAGCCAGCAGTGGACTGGGGCTTGGAGGGGCTGGAGCCCTGTGGAGCCAGTACTGGACCCTGCTGTGGGCAGCTtgtgctcagagtctggacctaAGTCTAGGACCCTGGAGGGACCACAGGGCAGCCGCACAACAACTGAGTCAGGCACTGGGTCAGG CATCCCTGCCTCAGGAGTGTGAGAAGGAGCTGGCTTCTTTGTGTCGCAACCTATTTCATCAGTCCCTTATCTGGAATTGGGACCAAG GCTTCTGCCAGGCCTTGGGATCTGCTGGTGAAGATCAGAGCAGCCGTCCCTCATCCTCTCATACCACTGAACTTTTGCAACagcttttccctcctctcttggATGCCCTTCAACAACCCAGGTCAGGGCTGCTCCTCTGTCAGCCTCCAG ATCCTGCACCCCTTGCTTTAGGGCTCTGTACCCTGCAGACCACCTTGCTCTGGTTTTTGGGTAGAACTCAGCAGCATCTGGCAGCATGGGCCCCagattctttcctgcttctgaTCCAGAAGGACTTACCT CCTCTATTGCATGAGGCGGCAGCTCTGTCTAGACTGGCCTCAGAAGAAAGTTTGTCCCTGGAGGTGGAGCAGCAGCTGGGCCTGGAGATCCAGAAGCTAACTGCACAGATCCAG CTCCTGCCTGAAGAGTCACTAAGTCTCTTTTTTCAAGAATGTCATAAACAAGCCACACAGGGCTTCGAACTCTACATGCCACGGGGCCGATACTGGCGGCATCGTCTGTCTCCTG AACTGCCCAGCATTCCCAGTGAGTATGCTGGGTTGGTGGTTCGCACTGTACTGGAGCCTGTGCTGCAAGGATTGCAGGGATTGCCGCCCCaagcccaggcccctgcccttGGCCAAGCACTGACAGCCATCCTGGGTGCCTGGCTTGACCACATCCTCAGACACGGGATCCGGTTCag CCTGCAGGGGGCGCTGCAGCTCAGACAAGACTTTGGAGTGGTCCGGGAGTTGCTGGAGGAGGAGCATTGGGGCCTGTCTCCAGAACTTCGACAGTCTCTGCTCACACTCAACATCTTCCAGAGGCTGGATGGGGCCCTGCTGTGTCTATTCCAGCAGCCCCTGCCCAAGCCTGAAGTCCACAGGAGGCCTCCCTGTTGCT GTATATGCAATGAGGTCCAGACCATGGAATTGCCCAGCAGCAGCCTCAACAGCTTGGAGAACTTGGAGCCCCCTCTTCGGCCTGGAGCACCCCCAGCCCAGACAGCTCAGCTGCTAAGCACACTATGGGGAGGGGGGCCTAGCCCAGAGGCTTACCTGGTGGGAAATCAGCAGGCCTGGCTTGCCCTGAGGCAGCACCAGCGCCCCCGTTGGCACTTGCCTTTTCTTTCATGCCTGGGGACCAGTCCCGAATCCTAA
- the CCDC142 gene encoding coiled-coil domain-containing protein 142 isoform X3: MAQGSRSGGFLPPLATVPPFWSQPEGAVEEQWETRQAGALGGDFRGWPRLPVAGSNPCLNPRPGGARGAQPWWAAPAPADAGEHREAGAADWWQEPAAGRPIPPALQRLRAVLLRLHREREQLLQARDCACHLQTAVRLLRILSPSATALGPGPLPQLCRDLLLLPSRGAVLRSGLRETPEPLLLARPVGLAAQRLDAAIEMQLRALGREPASPGLSSQLADVLLALPAYHQLMGKALSQIPGAARPFPPLRVLHLLTGERGCQVAGQLDEALRGSGLRDHLRSRCQEERELLPGLLGLLGGVSDSASSGLGLGGAGALWSQYWTLLWAACAQSLDLSLGPWRDHRAAAQQLSQALGQASLPQECEKELASLCRNLFHQSLIWNWDQGFCQALGSAGEDQSSRPSSSHTTELLQQLFPPLLDALQQPRSGLLLCQPPGETKYWGWRNRTVEDPAPLALGLCTLQTTLLWFLGRTQQHLAAWAPDSFLLLIQKDLPPLLHEAAALSRLASEESLSLEVEQQLGLEIQKLTAQIQLLPEESLSLFFQECHKQATQGFELYMPRGRYWRHRLSPELPSIPSEYAGLVVRTVLEPVLQGLQGLPPQAQAPALGQALTAILGAWLDHILRHGIRFSLQGALQLRQDFGVVRELLEEEHWGLSPELRQSLLTLNIFQRLDGALLCLFQQPLPKPEVHRRPPCCCICNEVQTMELPSSSLNSLENLEPPLRPGAPPAQTAQLLSTLWGGGPSPEAYLVGNQQAWLALRQHQRPRWHLPFLSCLGTSPES; the protein is encoded by the exons ATGGCCCAGGGGTCTCGCTCCGGTGGCTTTCTGCCTCCGCTCGCCACCGTGCCGCCGTTTTGGTCACAACCAGAAGGCGCTGTGGAAGAGCAGTGGGAGACAAGGCAGGCGGGCGCTCTCGGCGGGGACTTTCGTGGCTGGCCGCGGCTGCCGGTTGCCGGGAGCAATCCCTGCCTGAACCCACGGCCCGGCGGAGCTCGGGGAGCGCAGCCGTGGTGGGCTGCGCCGGCGCCAGCAGACGCAGGAGAGCACCGCGAGGCGGGCGCTGCAGACTGGTGGCAGGAGCCGGCAGCCGGCCGCCCCATTCCTCCCGCGCTGCAGCGTCTCCGGGCCGTGTTGCTGCGGCTGCATCGTGAGCGGGAGCAGCTCCTTCAAGCCCGGGACTGCGCCTGCCACCTACAGACGGCCGTGCGCCTCCTGAGGATCCTGAGTCCCAGCGCGACGGCCCTTGGCCCCGGCCCCTTGCCTCAGCTGTGCCGCgacctgctgctgctgccttcCCGTGGGGCTGTCCTGCGAAGCGGCCTACGGGAGACTCCGGAGCCGCTACTCCTGGCGCGTCCCGTTGGACTGGCCGCTCAGCGCCTGGATGCTGCCATCGAGATGCAGCTTCGGGCTCTGGGTCGGGAGCCTGCCAGCCCGGGCTTGTCGTCCCAACTTGCTGACGTGCTCTTGGCACTTCCCGCCTACCACCAGCTGATGGGAAAAGCCTTGAGCCAAATTCCGGGGGCAGCGCGCCCTTTCCCACCCCTACGTGTGCTCCACCTCCTGACGGGGGAGCGGGGTTGCCAGGTGGCTGGTCAGCTAGATGAGGCGCTCAGGGGGTCGGGCTTGCGGGACCACCTCCGAAGTCGGTGCCAGGAGGAGCGGGAGCTGCTGCCCgggctgctggggctgctggggggtGTGAGTGATTCAGCCAGCAGTGGACTGGGGCTTGGAGGGGCTGGAGCCCTGTGGAGCCAGTACTGGACCCTGCTGTGGGCAGCTtgtgctcagagtctggacctaAGTCTAGGACCCTGGAGGGACCACAGGGCAGCCGCACAACAACTGAGTCAGGCACTGGGTCAGG CATCCCTGCCTCAGGAGTGTGAGAAGGAGCTGGCTTCTTTGTGTCGCAACCTATTTCATCAGTCCCTTATCTGGAATTGGGACCAAG GCTTCTGCCAGGCCTTGGGATCTGCTGGTGAAGATCAGAGCAGCCGTCCCTCATCCTCTCATACCACTGAACTTTTGCAACagcttttccctcctctcttggATGCCCTTCAACAACCCAGGTCAGGGCTGCTCCTCTGTCAGCCTCCAGGTGAGACAAAGTACTGGGGATGGAGGAACAGAACAGTTGAAG ATCCTGCACCCCTTGCTTTAGGGCTCTGTACCCTGCAGACCACCTTGCTCTGGTTTTTGGGTAGAACTCAGCAGCATCTGGCAGCATGGGCCCCagattctttcctgcttctgaTCCAGAAGGACTTACCT CCTCTATTGCATGAGGCGGCAGCTCTGTCTAGACTGGCCTCAGAAGAAAGTTTGTCCCTGGAGGTGGAGCAGCAGCTGGGCCTGGAGATCCAGAAGCTAACTGCACAGATCCAG CTCCTGCCTGAAGAGTCACTAAGTCTCTTTTTTCAAGAATGTCATAAACAAGCCACACAGGGCTTCGAACTCTACATGCCACGGGGCCGATACTGGCGGCATCGTCTGTCTCCTG AACTGCCCAGCATTCCCAGTGAGTATGCTGGGTTGGTGGTTCGCACTGTACTGGAGCCTGTGCTGCAAGGATTGCAGGGATTGCCGCCCCaagcccaggcccctgcccttGGCCAAGCACTGACAGCCATCCTGGGTGCCTGGCTTGACCACATCCTCAGACACGGGATCCGGTTCag CCTGCAGGGGGCGCTGCAGCTCAGACAAGACTTTGGAGTGGTCCGGGAGTTGCTGGAGGAGGAGCATTGGGGCCTGTCTCCAGAACTTCGACAGTCTCTGCTCACACTCAACATCTTCCAGAGGCTGGATGGGGCCCTGCTGTGTCTATTCCAGCAGCCCCTGCCCAAGCCTGAAGTCCACAGGAGGCCTCCCTGTTGCT GTATATGCAATGAGGTCCAGACCATGGAATTGCCCAGCAGCAGCCTCAACAGCTTGGAGAACTTGGAGCCCCCTCTTCGGCCTGGAGCACCCCCAGCCCAGACAGCTCAGCTGCTAAGCACACTATGGGGAGGGGGGCCTAGCCCAGAGGCTTACCTGGTGGGAAATCAGCAGGCCTGGCTTGCCCTGAGGCAGCACCAGCGCCCCCGTTGGCACTTGCCTTTTCTTTCATGCCTGGGGACCAGTCCCGAATCCTAA
- the CCDC142 gene encoding coiled-coil domain-containing protein 142 isoform X1: protein MAQGSRSGGFLPPLATVPPFWSQPEGAVEEQWETRQAGALGGDFRGWPRLPVAGSNPCLNPRPGGARGAQPWWAAPAPADAGEHREAGAADWWQEPAAGRPIPPALQRLRAVLLRLHREREQLLQARDCACHLQTAVRLLRILSPSATALGPGPLPQLCRDLLLLPSRGAVLRSGLRETPEPLLLARPVGLAAQRLDAAIEMQLRALGREPASPGLSSQLADVLLALPAYHQLMGKALSQIPGAARPFPPLRVLHLLTGERGCQVAGQLDEALRGSGLRDHLRSRCQEERELLPGLLGLLGGVSDSASSGLGLGGAGALWSQYWTLLWAACAQSLDLSLGPWRDHRAAAQQLSQALGQASLPQECEKELASLCRNLFHQSLIWNWDQGFCQALGSAGEDQSSRPSSSHTTELLQQLFPPLLDALQQPRSGLLLCQPPGETKYWGWRNRTVEDPAPLALGLCTLQTTLLWFLGRTQQHLAAWAPDSFLLLIQKDLPVSSWGVGRRGAWAGLKSHFPFLPKPLLHEAAALSRLASEESLSLEVEQQLGLEIQKLTAQIQLLPEESLSLFFQECHKQATQGFELYMPRGRYWRHRLSPELPSIPSEYAGLVVRTVLEPVLQGLQGLPPQAQAPALGQALTAILGAWLDHILRHGIRFSLQGALQLRQDFGVVRELLEEEHWGLSPELRQSLLTLNIFQRLDGALLCLFQQPLPKPEVHRRPPCCCICNEVQTMELPSSSLNSLENLEPPLRPGAPPAQTAQLLSTLWGGGPSPEAYLVGNQQAWLALRQHQRPRWHLPFLSCLGTSPES, encoded by the exons ATGGCCCAGGGGTCTCGCTCCGGTGGCTTTCTGCCTCCGCTCGCCACCGTGCCGCCGTTTTGGTCACAACCAGAAGGCGCTGTGGAAGAGCAGTGGGAGACAAGGCAGGCGGGCGCTCTCGGCGGGGACTTTCGTGGCTGGCCGCGGCTGCCGGTTGCCGGGAGCAATCCCTGCCTGAACCCACGGCCCGGCGGAGCTCGGGGAGCGCAGCCGTGGTGGGCTGCGCCGGCGCCAGCAGACGCAGGAGAGCACCGCGAGGCGGGCGCTGCAGACTGGTGGCAGGAGCCGGCAGCCGGCCGCCCCATTCCTCCCGCGCTGCAGCGTCTCCGGGCCGTGTTGCTGCGGCTGCATCGTGAGCGGGAGCAGCTCCTTCAAGCCCGGGACTGCGCCTGCCACCTACAGACGGCCGTGCGCCTCCTGAGGATCCTGAGTCCCAGCGCGACGGCCCTTGGCCCCGGCCCCTTGCCTCAGCTGTGCCGCgacctgctgctgctgccttcCCGTGGGGCTGTCCTGCGAAGCGGCCTACGGGAGACTCCGGAGCCGCTACTCCTGGCGCGTCCCGTTGGACTGGCCGCTCAGCGCCTGGATGCTGCCATCGAGATGCAGCTTCGGGCTCTGGGTCGGGAGCCTGCCAGCCCGGGCTTGTCGTCCCAACTTGCTGACGTGCTCTTGGCACTTCCCGCCTACCACCAGCTGATGGGAAAAGCCTTGAGCCAAATTCCGGGGGCAGCGCGCCCTTTCCCACCCCTACGTGTGCTCCACCTCCTGACGGGGGAGCGGGGTTGCCAGGTGGCTGGTCAGCTAGATGAGGCGCTCAGGGGGTCGGGCTTGCGGGACCACCTCCGAAGTCGGTGCCAGGAGGAGCGGGAGCTGCTGCCCgggctgctggggctgctggggggtGTGAGTGATTCAGCCAGCAGTGGACTGGGGCTTGGAGGGGCTGGAGCCCTGTGGAGCCAGTACTGGACCCTGCTGTGGGCAGCTtgtgctcagagtctggacctaAGTCTAGGACCCTGGAGGGACCACAGGGCAGCCGCACAACAACTGAGTCAGGCACTGGGTCAGG CATCCCTGCCTCAGGAGTGTGAGAAGGAGCTGGCTTCTTTGTGTCGCAACCTATTTCATCAGTCCCTTATCTGGAATTGGGACCAAG GCTTCTGCCAGGCCTTGGGATCTGCTGGTGAAGATCAGAGCAGCCGTCCCTCATCCTCTCATACCACTGAACTTTTGCAACagcttttccctcctctcttggATGCCCTTCAACAACCCAGGTCAGGGCTGCTCCTCTGTCAGCCTCCAGGTGAGACAAAGTACTGGGGATGGAGGAACAGAACAGTTGAAG ATCCTGCACCCCTTGCTTTAGGGCTCTGTACCCTGCAGACCACCTTGCTCTGGTTTTTGGGTAGAACTCAGCAGCATCTGGCAGCATGGGCCCCagattctttcctgcttctgaTCCAGAAGGACTTACCTGTGAGTAGCTGGGGAGTGGGCAGGAGAGGAGCCTGGGCTGGGCTGAAATCTCACTTCCCATTTCTGCCAAAGCCTCTATTGCATGAGGCGGCAGCTCTGTCTAGACTGGCCTCAGAAGAAAGTTTGTCCCTGGAGGTGGAGCAGCAGCTGGGCCTGGAGATCCAGAAGCTAACTGCACAGATCCAG CTCCTGCCTGAAGAGTCACTAAGTCTCTTTTTTCAAGAATGTCATAAACAAGCCACACAGGGCTTCGAACTCTACATGCCACGGGGCCGATACTGGCGGCATCGTCTGTCTCCTG AACTGCCCAGCATTCCCAGTGAGTATGCTGGGTTGGTGGTTCGCACTGTACTGGAGCCTGTGCTGCAAGGATTGCAGGGATTGCCGCCCCaagcccaggcccctgcccttGGCCAAGCACTGACAGCCATCCTGGGTGCCTGGCTTGACCACATCCTCAGACACGGGATCCGGTTCag CCTGCAGGGGGCGCTGCAGCTCAGACAAGACTTTGGAGTGGTCCGGGAGTTGCTGGAGGAGGAGCATTGGGGCCTGTCTCCAGAACTTCGACAGTCTCTGCTCACACTCAACATCTTCCAGAGGCTGGATGGGGCCCTGCTGTGTCTATTCCAGCAGCCCCTGCCCAAGCCTGAAGTCCACAGGAGGCCTCCCTGTTGCT GTATATGCAATGAGGTCCAGACCATGGAATTGCCCAGCAGCAGCCTCAACAGCTTGGAGAACTTGGAGCCCCCTCTTCGGCCTGGAGCACCCCCAGCCCAGACAGCTCAGCTGCTAAGCACACTATGGGGAGGGGGGCCTAGCCCAGAGGCTTACCTGGTGGGAAATCAGCAGGCCTGGCTTGCCCTGAGGCAGCACCAGCGCCCCCGTTGGCACTTGCCTTTTCTTTCATGCCTGGGGACCAGTCCCGAATCCTAA